The Hordeum vulgare subsp. vulgare chromosome 7H, MorexV3_pseudomolecules_assembly, whole genome shotgun sequence DNA window GCACCGATGCCAAATGAATCAAACGTGATTTGGACATCGGTTTTGCCTACATAGTAGAGGGCCTTAGTACAACATAGCTTGCTGGAAAGGGAACGCGTCGGGTCTTTACTGTGTGCGTAGAGGCCACGTGTTGCATGCTCCACAAATTCAATAATAATAACTAAAGATAATGATCTTAAACCAATGAAGAAAAGAATCTCTTTCAAAAATAATGAAAATAGAGTCTAGAATAGAATGTGATGCTTGCAGTTGCCTCATTCTAAATAAATATGAGGAGGGAAAAACCCCTTTTCATAAATTAAAAAAAGAATGTGATGCTTGCAGCGTAATGAGCTTCCTGATCACACAATCTTTTTCAAGTCAACTATTGTGATCTCGGTCCACATGATCCATGCTCCACAACAAGTATAAAACTAGTTAACTAGAGAACCGACACAAGTAACGAATTAATTAATTACTCCTTTCAAGATCAAATTAGCATCTTGAGCTGGTGGGCACGTTGTGACTTGTTTTTTATTTGATTTGTTTTCCATCCCTCAAGCTACCGCCCTAAAGCATCATAATTTAGTTCCACTTCAGACGTACCTGCCACCCATAACGTGTGGTTTTTATACTATATATACATCAACATGTCAGGAGCAGATGGGCACAGCCACACCCACAACGTTTTGACTTGTGAACGAGAAAGCCAAGTGAAGCAACAAGCAGCTGAAGCATTTCGAGAGCAAGGCATAGGGCATGGGGTCCTTGGCACCAGTTGAGAGGCCGCACGCCGTGATGATCCCCTACCCGGCGCAGGGCCACATCACGCCGATGCTGAAGCTGGCGAAGCTGCTCCACACCAGGGGCTTCCACATCACCTTCGTCAACACCGAGTTCAACCACCGCCGCCTGATGCGCTCGCAGCCGCAGGGTGCGGGCACGCTGCATGGCCTGCCTGCGTTCCGGTTCGCTGCCATCGCCGACGGCCTTCCGCCGTCCGACCGCGAGGCCACACAGGACACCGCTGCGCTGTCCTACTCTACCATGACCACCTGCCTCCCGAGACTGAAGGAGCTCATCATCAAGCTCAACGAGGAGGCCGGGACCTCCGGCGGCGCGCTGCCGCCTGTGACCTGCTTGGTGGCCGATGGCACCATGTGTTTTGCTCTTGTCGCCGCGCGGGAGCTCGGCCTCCGGTGCGCCACCTTCTGGGCCCCCAGCGCCTGTGGTTTCATGGGCTACTGCTACTACAAGGGTCTAATAGAACGTGGCCTCTTCCCTCTCAAAGGTATACATGTCTCAAGGATCTAATAGTATTTCCTGCAGTTGAGCTTGTTTTTGGTGTAGTATGTTGTTCTGCACTCCTGGGTTTAGTGTATCGAAGAGCTTAGATTAGTTGCAACATACGGTACTTACGGTAATTAACTTGTTGTTGCTGCAGAAGAGGCGCAGTTGACCAATGGATACTTGGACACGATCATAAACTGGATACCCTCGATGCCCAAGGACCTGCGGCTGCGTGACCTCCCGAGCTTCGTGCGCTCCACGGACCCCGATGACATCATGTTCAACTTCTTCATCCACGAGACGACCGCCATGTCGCAGGCGTCGGCGGTGATCATCAACACCTTTGACGAGCTCGACGCGCCCCTGCTTGATGCCATGTCTAAGTTCCTACCACCCGTCTACACGGTGGGGCCGCTCCATCTAACAGTTCGCAACAACGTGCCGGAGGACAGCCCTCTCATCGGCATCGGCTCCAATCTATGGAAGGAACAGGACGGGCCTCTCCGGTGGCTCGACAATCAGCCGCCGGGCTCCGTGGTGTACGTCAATTTCGGGAGCATCACGGTGATGTCCAACGAGCATTTGCTGGAATTCGCGTGGGGGCTGGCCAACAGCGGCTACACCTTCTTGTGGAACGTACGGCCTGACCTTGTCAAGGGACACGACAACGCCGTACTTCCACCGGAGTTCTCGGCGGCGACAGAAGACCGAAGCATGCTCTCGACATGGTGCCCGCAGGAGAAGGTGCTGGAGCACGAAGCCATAGGGGTGTTCCTCACGCATTCTGGGTGGAACTCATCGTTGGAAGGCATCTGCGGCGGTGTGCCGATGGTGTGCTGGCCCTTCTTCACGGAGCAGCAGACCAACTGCCGGTACAAGTGCACGGAGTGGGGCATCGGGATGGAGATTGGGGAAGAGGTGACGAGGACCGAAGTCGAGGCCATTCTACGGGAGGCCATGGAGGGGGGGAAGGGCCAAGAGATGCGACGGCGCGTGCTGAAGCTCCAGGAGAACGCCGTTGCCTCGGCGCGGCATGACGGAAGGTCCATGCGTAATGTTGATAGGCTCATCCAAGAAGTGTTGCTGGCTTGATACAAGCAAACTGGTAAATAATAAGAGAGTGATATTTGTGCACCCACCCATATTGCATCCTCGGTGCACCCACCATAAAAAAACTTAGttaaatttttttttaaaaatctaGAACTTTGTAGATATGATTATGGCCAAATGTTTTTGGTGCTTGCAAAATTTGGTGGGGAAATAACATCCGAGATATCTGTAAAAAAAAGTTTACCCTGAAAATATATGAATAGTAATGTGAGTGCAGAGCATCATCTGTATTTTGTTCTGTATGGAGATCACTAGTTCTTTTTTGTTGACAAAACTTTGCAAGCTCCTAAAATATTTGCTCATAATCGCATCCATCAAGTTAAAAAAAAAAATTGAtttggttttctatttttttttgaatttaccgTTTATTGTGTTCGTGCACCGAAGCTAGGTGCGGCCACTACTTTCCCGAATTATAAACGTTTGTTGGTTGTGTGCGTCGTAACGATGCAGATACCAGTGATGTCATTTTCttcaaaataaataataaataaacagttcggagaatctgAAGAGTTTATTGAGATGTAACCAATGTCGTTCATTTTCAAATTTCAGTCACAGTTTGAGTCCTTAGTTATATGGATTACCGGCAATCTGGTACCATGACAAAGATGATGGAAATACATTTTATTTAGAAATGATGGAAAAAAAGCTTCATTTTTCATGGGATGGAAATACCTTCATTATTTGTAACATTATTCATACGCTATGTAACAACTGATTCCAGAATTTGGCCTTGATTTCTTTCCTtgatttattttctgttttcataGCGCTACCTTTATGCAGCAATAACCACGATTCCGCAAACCTTTGTGCAATAATTATGTAGGCACTTGTACATAATTTGTTTGAACATGGGATACACTGGTATCTCCAGACGGGATTTTACTCATGCTTGATTCAGGAATTGGTTAACCTTACTAGTGGGGAGCAGTGTTTTGGCTCCCGGGTGTATATGCTCACGGGTGAACAGTAACCCCCCAAAAAATATTACATGTTTTcagaaaattctgaattttttttagaTGATTGTATTAGTGTcgcaaacatgcatgcaaattttCTTGTGACAAGGAGCGGTGGTGTTTTGTCGGTGAAAAAAAAATTTGGGGTGACATTCTGTGGTAACTTTTGGTgttcaatttgttttttttttgcacaaACTAAAATGTTTAATCTTTTTGCCTTAAAATTTGGAGGTAGCATTTGAATGTGACTAAGTACATAAATATATTTTatcttgatttttctttttatttcaaaCTTCTTTTGGCCCCGGGAGCATATGCTCCCGGGAGCCAAAATGCATTTCCATTACTAATGTTTCTATATCTATAGTTCTTTATCAATATGAAAAGTCCCAAAGGGCCAGATCTGACAAATCTCGGCCATCAATTCATGTCAATCAAATAACTTAGGTTGCTCCAATGTCGAGCGCTCAACACGTTTATCATGTAGTTAAGGCCATACCAAATAGAAGCTACAACCCTTATCACATAATTAACACATAAATATTATCATACATCATACCAGCATGTATTTAATAATTGCCTAATATTAACGTGCATTGCACATACGATGTTTGAGACACGAATTCATCTTTGAATTAACAAAACCATCAAAAGAACAAGATTACAAGAAAAACACACAAACAAATACATACTCAGTGTTTCTGGGAATGTATAACAACGGGCAGCAAGGACAACCTTAAAACAACCTTAAAACAAGAGAACCAGGCTAAGCGATACAAGGGTTAATTGGATAAATGTTGTCTTGTTTGCTGATGGCGTTCTAGGTGTTTTCTTTGGAGGTGTAGTCCATCTAGCTGTTGGTTGGATTGATTCTTTGCTTGAAAAGTTTACCTGTGATTTCTATGCTTGGGTCGAGTTTTTTATGTCTCTCTATTTCATACATCATGTTCACGCCTCTTGCAATTGTGCCATGTGTTGTATCACTTATTCTAGCCGTCGGTCTCTCTCCATCCTACCCCTCCCCTCCGCGCTGCTGGAGGAAACCGTCGGGCTAAGCCCGTGCGGATGACGATGGTGGCGGAGGAGCCTCTCCTTGTCGCGCGCGTGGGTGGCGCGGGGCATCCAGACGCGTAGATGTGCGTCCCCAGATCCGACTGGCTCGCTCCTGGTGCGGCGGTGGCTCGCTCCCGGCGGCGAGCGGCGGCAGATGCAGCTGCTGCATCGGGCCGTGGCACTGCGTCTCCTCGGATCAGCGATGACATGGAGGGACTTGGTTGGTTGGTTGGTCAGCTGCGGGCGTAGTTGGCCCTTTGGTCAGATCTGATCTGGCTTGAGTGGCTAGCTTGCTCTGCAGTGGCGGAGATCGGTGGTCGCCTATGCGCAGGATGTGAGGCGGAGATTCGTCGAGCGGATCCAAGAGAAATCCTTGTTCTTGGCTTGTTGCTAAGTCCGGCGATGGCGGCACTCTTTTATCTCGTCACCTTCTTGGGGGCATCGCCGTAGAGAAGCTTAAGACCTCTATCCGCTgcctccgggggaaaccctagatcagtaAATCGGATGGTGACGGCGTGCATGTGTCGTTTTCCCTCTTGGGGACGTCATTCTTGAAGGTGTACACGGGCTTAAGGGACCAGTGGACGGCTTTTTTGGTGGAGCGGTGTTTCATCTTACTCATTGATGGCGGTGGATCTCGGCAGCGTGGCGCAACGGAGACTCGGTGTCTGATGCGTGGAGATGGACTCGTGCAGGAGGTGGAAGCTCTTTGGCGTCATGGTGGTGTCGATGGCAGAGAGGTCTAGCAAGTCGGTGTGTTAGTTTCTTCTCTGAAGACGGATTGatggaagatggcggcgacgacacatgAGAGTCCGTCGGACCGGTTTGTACCCTATACCTACTATGTGGGTCGGTtggggcctccggctttagatgttaggctttggtGAGATGTCTATTTGGTAGTAGTCTCGGACTATCGACACCCCTTCATCAAGTGGTTAGGAGTAATGATAGTTGTTGCTAAGATGGTGGCTTCGGACAAACTGATGTACTACTGTAAGGTctctgtgaataattaataaaatgtctGCATGCATCGTCcacatgcagaggccgggggtaatCCTTCTTTAAAAAAATTGTATTGAggtactactaggaaaaggcttgctaatgacgcacctatttttgctactaatggcgcactataggtgagccactagcatcacgacattagattttttactaatggcgcaccacaagtgcgccattagtatctggtatactaatggcgcaccaggtagtgcgccattagtattgctcacggtgcgccattagtattgctcacggtgcgccattagtatgcctcccaggtgcgccattagtatgcctccgaggtgtgccattagtattcctctcaggtgcgccattagtatgcctccgaggtgcgccattagtatgcctccgaggtgcgccattagtatagcccatggtgctccattagtatctggtattctagcatatatatgttttttttcaaaaccacaaattcaacaacacataacatatatatcaaatatataatacataatatgtgcccaatagttttactgatccacaacacataacatatatgcaaagttgcatcacaaatttcatgatccatatatcaaaactccatagcatccatacatccaaaattccatagcatccatatatacatatagttccatagcatccatacatacatagctccataacaaatatagttccatagcatccattcaTTATTCACATACAATTTTTTGAGCTACAATATTATTTTGTTTGCATTAATatgttatcattattattttagaTGACAAAAAAGACAACTATGGCTCCAAAGGTTTGCTTTATGTCTTCACGCCACATAAGTAAGTGAAGTAGAAGGGGTGCACGTTTAAGAGCTCCAGCGCGCGGTCATTTTGAACTTCCCCTCGCAAAAGAAGCATGAATCAAAAGCGTTAGAGAAAGAAAACAGATGATTCAGAATTACAAATTTTGATACATATTGACTTCTAacataacaacaccaacaatgttTGTTACAAAATTTAGGAGGTATCAAGATACTTAAATTGTCAACTAGTGACGACTACACACGCACGGAGAGAGATATACACATAAGCTCCAAAGAATACAGCTAAGATTTTCAAGAGAACATTCACATACAAGAATAAGCACATGATGTTTGGTTCCAAATTATAAATATAAGATGCCGATGTTGCGCTGAATCCAAAGTAATCCCAGCTACATAGGTCACACGCTCGCTCTAATGAGATGTGATACCAAATGTTTAAGCCTGAAGGAAAGAAGCAATGGTATAGGCACAAACTTTCTAGTCATGGAGATGATACTACGATCATAGTGTTCACCCTTGATTGCAAACAAAATCTAACTAGTAAACGCACACAATCAGCAGCCCCTATATATAACTCCATAAAAGTATTAGAACAGATGCATCAGAACTGAATTACCTGTGAGCAACAGCAGGAATGAGCCTTCAGGCTGCGCGAGGAAGGAGACCGTCTTGGCAACCTTCTCCAAGCACTCCTGACTCTGCACCAGCAACGAATCGCCATTCATCTCCACAATTCAGTCAAACCTGTAAATTCTACTCGGGAACTAAGCAAATGAAAGGGTTAACAATCCCACTGCATTACGCCAAAAGAAACAGCGTTGAGTAAAGAGATGAAAACAAACTAAAACTGCAAGACAATGAAACTACAGGAATGATTAGCTGTAGAGATACTGGAAAAGGCGGTCCAATGGTATGGAACATGGTAAAATCaggagagaaaaataaataaaagaagatATGTATCGTACTTTCTAAGCGCATCGTTCGGTATCTACTCTATACTCTACAAGCAAAGTGCAATGCCAACGGTTTTATTAATTTGAATGGAGGGTTGTAGCAAAACCATCAGTTTAACATGTGATAGAAATGTGATACAAGTGATAAATTCATAGCTCGAGAAACCAAGTTATGAACATCCAAGTGTCAGCAAACAGAACAAGCACCAATCCATGAAGCGATATGTTATCCAATATGGTCGACATGCCAAACCAGCACTGCTCAAAGGCCATATCACACACAGCTCAAGTGAGAGACATGAAAACTTAATTGTATCTGAACAGGAGGCATCAACGATAGCCGTAGTGAGAATATTATGTCTATCCTACTGACATGAGAATATTATGTCTTTAAGTCTCACAATAACCATATGTCTAGAGACAAGGTTTTAAATAGCGTTCGCTACACCCGCTATTGCGTCCACTATTGCGATAGCGCACCTCTAACGCTATGTCTTTTGCGTTGCGTTTGTATATAGCGGCTTTGATATAATGCGTCCGCTATTGCATCTCTCAGCCTGCTATTGCGGGCGATATATTAGTTTTGGATGCGGAGACAGCGCTCTAACTCACTAAAATATGGTTTTCTGACCTCCAACGGCCCCGCGTGCAAGCGTCACAGCAGTATGTAAAGTCCTAGTACGTTGCCTTTCTGCAGCATCCCTGCTACGCATTGGACCATGGAcaaactccctctctctctctttcaggatgtggataatctctctcgaacaaATAAAAACGGGTCCTGCACGTGATATACAACAAGTTGATTAGTAATTTGATATGATGTTGACACTCTATGCATTTGTTTAGTATTTATACTAGAGCGAACAACACTTTggacagaaaagatattttgtgcTTGCGACTTAGTGAACCACGGCTCATAAAATGAGATTGTATACAATTTAAGTATCATTTTGTGCTTGCGACTTAGTGAACCACGGCTCATACAAATGATTGTATACCTGAACGGTTTGATTTTCGGTGGATCTGCGCGGGTGGCGAGATAACCATGAGAAATGAAAATTGCCAGCACCTGGGAACAAACAACCGAAAAACTGAAGGAAACATGCAGTAGCTCGACCAAGTCCAAGCCCATCCTGACAGCTATCTGAAGCGCCTTGTACCTGGGGATAACATCATGCCCTGCAAAAATGGAACAAAACATATATTCAACATCCAAATGGtgaatggaggaggaggagggtgggatGTGGGATCGTCAGCACCTTCATCGGTGACGAGCCTAAGGAATATGGCGGTGATATCGTTGTTGAGTCGGGGGCcggcgtcgtcttcgttgtccttgAATACCTCCTTGACCTTCCGAGCACCGAAATCGAAAAGGGGGTGAGGGGAAGAGAATCTAGGGCGATggaggagaggggggagggagggaggatacGTACGTGATGGGGCGGGGCGGCGAAGGAGCAGCACGGGACGGTGACCGGGCAACTCAAGGTGGGCGGCGGGGGCGGAGGCGGCTTGAGGGTGGGAGGCGAGGCGACGGCGCGGTGGAGGCAATATGATGCCTGGGAGTGGACGGCGAGGGACACGATGCCGCATCGGAAAGCCATGAATGGCGGCGGCGATGGGTCGCGGCGGCGACGAGAAGGGATCTGGAGGGGCCGAAGAGGGGTGGTCGGGAAGGATTGGGAGAAGGAGGCGGCTGTGGGACTTGGCTAGGTTTACGGGATAGAGAGGCGTGAGGGTGTGCTGGTCGATTGTGGGCTTATGGGCTGGATCTGGAAATTTTTCTTctcagagaggtgcgccattagtaatggcgcatcccagagaggtgcgccattagtaaccttttttttggatagcaatggcgcaccccagagaggtgcgccattagtaatttttttgggatagcaatggcgctcgagggggagggaggggtgggtggtgcgctcggccgattccatttgggggaaccgagcgaggagacaggggagggtgcagggggtcgtcggcggcggtggagcgggggagggtgcagggggtcGTCGACGACGGTGGATCGGGGAGGGAGCGGGggatcggcggcggcggtggagcgggggagggtacgggggatcggcggcggcggtggaggggggagggtgcggggggtcgtcgtcggtggtggagcgggggagggtgcggggggtcgtcgacagcggtggagctggccggggagggtgcggggggtcggcggcggcggtggagcatgggagggtgcggggggtcttcAGCGGCGATGGAacgggccggggagggtgcggggggtcgtcgacgatggtggagcgggggagggtgcggtgggtgctcgacggcggtggagcgggggagggtgcgggggacaCTATTGGGacactatgatgcaaatgaggtgaggaggaggaggcacccgagacaagcttgaaggaggaggtggagagaatgaaagtggagaaagtgagtgtggtaggtggttgtccaaaatatctagctatgATGCAAGAATATGAACCATGATCAATGAAAAAAGACAGAATTTGTTATGCTATTTCTCTACGGTTGTAGTTGTAAGCGAGGTATTTTGACATGTTAGAACATACTTGGATACAGAAAATTTGAAGAAAACTTGCATAAACCGGCCTACTTCTGCATAGGGAAAATGATTTTATATGATATATtgacattacaaatattaaatacGTAGAAAAATAAACATCATATGGCCCATACATATTTATTTTAGAGATTGGCTTCTGGCACATTGCCCATAAATAGCAAAGATCAATCTGATGTAATTCAAAAGACGACCTGAAATAGATAAAAAACATCATATTGTTTATAGGCAAGGAGAATTGTTTTTTAGCAGATTTCTCCATTTCTAGGTCTTCATGAAAGAGCCAGGAAAATGTGCAGGATAGGTGGAGCATAAGAGGTGTCAAAATATGGAGAAGCTGCTGCTGAAAGAGGTCTGCATTTGCACATGAGGAAGATGCTAGGGGGCGATGAGGACTCACCGCATCCTTCAATCCTCTAGGTTCAGAACAATTGGACAGACAACTCAAGTGAACTAGCAACAAGGGAACACAAATTTTCAcctcatcatcttccacctcCTGCCAATCCTCATCGTCCCGTCCTTCATCCTGCAAAATGGCAGAGCATTACTTGTAAAAAGTTCTTTCCAGCTCCAGCACAAATGGGGTGCCCGAGATCCTACAGCCAAGAACTCTAAATCCCCACCAGTTGGGCACAAGAAACATGCCAAGAACGGCATAAAGAACACCCAGACGCGCCAAATCTCACAAGACGAGCGAGATTTTGGAGAAAAGATCGCCGAGCAATCATCACCCAAGGTACTGGGAACTCACCGTATCCTTGTCGGCGGGACGCGGCGAAGGTCCTGGCGGCTGAGGCGGGGGCGCCGAGTTGGGAGGCGCCGAAGCGTCGAGAGATGGCTACAAGTAATGGAGCGGAGGGTGCGGTCGATGTTCTCGTGGCCGGAGAGGCGGGCGGATCTGGGGGACGGCATCCGGGGCTACGCGTAGGCACAGCGGAGCGGGGGGGTCTGGGGGACGGGATCCGGGGCGGATCCGGGGGACGGGATCCGGGGCAGGCACTgccggttagcaatggcgcaccccggtgcggtgcgccattagatttttttgatagcaatggcgcatccccatgcaatgcgccattagtaaatatttttttatatagcaatggcgcatttcACAGAGGTgggccattagtaatctttttttggatagcaatggcgcaccccaaagaggtgcgccattagtaatatattgtttttggatagcaatggcgctcaggggggagggagggggtgggtggtgcgctcggccgattctgttcgggggaaccgagcgaggaggcatgggagggtgcggggggtcgtcgacggcggtggagcgggggagggtgcggggggtcggcggcggcggtggagcaggggagggtgcgggaggtcggtggcggcggtggagcgggggagggtgcggggggtcagcggcgggggagggtgcggggggtcgtcgggggTGGTGGAGCGGGccagggagggtgcggggggtcggcggcggcggtggagcgaggaagggtgcggtgggtgctcggcggcggtggagcgggggagggtgcggggggtcgtcggcggcggtggagcgggggagggtgcgggggtacTCGGCGgcagtggagcgggggagggtgcggggggtgctcggcggcgagggtggtagtgcgccattagtagttttgcaaaaaaaaaaattatagtagtggcgcaccacctacatatgcgccattagtaaccctggttactaatggcgcacctcctgtggtgcgccattagtagttctgcaaaaaaaatgatagtggcgcaccaccaacagatgcgccattagtaacactggttactaatggcgcactagttgtggtgcgccattagtagtttgcaaaaaaaaacaaaaaaaaaaattatagtactgacgcactactaacagatgcgccattagtaagcaggttactaatggcgcaccagcttctggtgcgccattagtagttttgcaaaaaaaataatacaaaaatatagtagtggtgcaccgagagtgtggtgcgtcattagtatccaccacactaatggcacacctcacatggtgcgccattattatatagtagtggcgcactgtttgtgtggtgtgccattagtatctatatcatctatagcccttttcctagtagtatcgggggaaccgagcgaggagacaggggagggtgcggggggtcggcggcggcgatggagcgggggagggtgcggggggtcgtcggcggcggtggagtagGGGAGGGTGCGGGAGGTCGTCGGCGGCGATGGAGCGAGGGAGGGTGCGGggagtcggcggcggcggtggagcgggggagggtgcgggggctcgtcgggggcggtggagcgggccggggagggtgcgcgggttcggtggcggcggtggagcgggggagggtacgGTGGGTGCtcgacggcggtggagcggggcagggtgcggggggtcggcggcggcggtggagcgcgggagggtgcgggggttactcggcggcggtggagcgggggagggtgcggggggtgctcggcgacGAGGGtgttggtgcgtcattagtagttttgcaaaaaaaataatatagtagtgacgcaccacctacatatgcgccattagtaaccctggttactaatggcacacctcctctgatacgccattagtagttctgcaaaaataAAATAGTAATGACGCATCACCAACAGATACGCCATtaataacactggttactaatagtTGTTTTATCAATATGAAAAGTCCCAAAGGGCCAGATCCGACAAATCTCGGCCACCA harbors:
- the LOC123410276 gene encoding 7-deoxyloganetin glucosyltransferase-like, which encodes MGSLAPVERPHAVMIPYPAQGHITPMLKLAKLLHTRGFHITFVNTEFNHRRLMRSQPQGAGTLHGLPAFRFAAIADGLPPSDREATQDTAALSYSTMTTCLPRLKELIIKLNEEAGTSGGALPPVTCLVADGTMCFALVAARELGLRCATFWAPSACGFMGYCYYKGLIERGLFPLKEEAQLTNGYLDTIINWIPSMPKDLRLRDLPSFVRSTDPDDIMFNFFIHETTAMSQASAVIINTFDELDAPLLDAMSKFLPPVYTVGPLHLTVRNNVPEDSPLIGIGSNLWKEQDGPLRWLDNQPPGSVVYVNFGSITVMSNEHLLEFAWGLANSGYTFLWNVRPDLVKGHDNAVLPPEFSAATEDRSMLSTWCPQEKVLEHEAIGVFLTHSGWNSSLEGICGGVPMVCWPFFTEQQTNCRYKCTEWGIGMEIGEEVTRTEVEAILREAMEGGKGQEMRRRVLKLQENAVASARHDGRSMRNVDRLIQEVLLA